DNA sequence from the Geitlerinema sp. PCC 9228 genome:
ATAGGCGACTAAAGTCGCCGTTCGTTTTTCCTCCCTGCGCTAAAGCGACAGGGCTTCCAAACGTATCGAGGTATTTTCCGTGAGGGGGTAGCAATGGAAAAATAGCTTCTCTTCTATAACCCTTTGAGCTAAGATAGAAGTACCATCCCCAGCTGCCGGAAAACCACAGGCAGAACCAATGTTCGACCAACCAATGTTTCCCTATTGAAATCAAAGGGAGATGGGAAAACCAGACATGGCTCCTTTGATCCCACTCTCCCCAAGTTGTCCGTCGTTCTATAGTGCTGTTTCATTGCGATCGCATCAGCTGGTTCTATGATGCCCACCAACTCTCATTATATTCTCCTCGTCGATGACGATGCCAGCAATCTTTTTTTGTTGGAAGAAATTTTACAAGCAGAAGGCTACGAAGTGGTTTCTGCCTCCTCGGGCTATCAAGCTTTAGAATTTGCCCAAAAATCCCTCCCCGAACTGATCGTTCTCGATATTATGATGCCGGGGATGGATGGCTTTGAAGTTTGCCAGCACTTGCGCAACACCCCCAGCTTGCAAACCGTACCCATTATTTTCCTAACGGCTTTAGACGACGACAGCTCCCGCTTAAAAGGGTTGCAGGTCATGGGCGACGATTATTTAACCAAACCCATCGATACAGACCTGCTCCTGACGAAAATTGCCAGTACCCTTAGATTGTATCGCTTGCGCCAAAAAGCAACGCAAGTGGAAACTCGCCGTCAGGTAACCGAACAAGTCAAGCGGCAAATGGAAGCAGCTTGGACCATCAATCAGGCCCTTACGGAAAAATTCCGCTTGTTCGTGCCAGAAGCCCTGATGCAACGCATTGCCCCTAAAGGGGTAGAGTCCATTCAACTGGGCAATGCCACGGAAGAAGAAGTCAGCGTTTTGCTGTGCGATATTCGTGATTTTACCGCTATTACCGAAACCCAACCCCCCAGCGAGACCATTCACTGGCTCAACGAATTTTTCTCGCAAATGAGCCAAGCCATCGATGCCCATTCTGGATTTATTGATAAATTTATGGGGGATGCCTTGCTGGCAGTATTCGACCGCAACACCTGCCACGCCACCGATGCCCTACAAGCGGCTGCCACCATGCAGCAGCAAATTGCCGGGTTCAACCAAGACCACCAAGCCTATCACCTACAATCGCCCTTGCGCGTAGGGATTGGGATTCACACCGGCAAAGCCGCCATTGGCGCGTTGGGGTCGCAATTGCGTATGGAACCAACGGTGATTGGTGATGTGGTGAATACGGCGTCGCGCCTGGAACATTTAACCAAGGTGTACGGCTGTCCGTTAATTGCCAGCGAAACCACGATCGCTGCTTTGACAAATAAAGATGGCTTTTGTTATCGTTGGTTGGACCGGGTGATTCCTACAGGCAAACAAGAAGCTTTAGATTTATACGAGATTCTCGGTACTTCTGAGTATGTTCTCGATCCGATCAAAGTAGAAACCCAAGCCACTTACGAAGCCGCCGTAGAGGCTTGGCATCAGGGAAATTACGAACAAGCTTTGGCTACCTGGGAAAAAATATGCGATCGTCATCCCCAAGACCCAGTGGCTGCATATCATAAAAAGCGCTGTCAAGGTCAATTGCAAGCCCAGCAGCACCCAAAAGATTAACCAAATGTCAAGCAGTAATATAAATAAATTATAAAGATTTTCCGGTTTTTCCTAGAAAGTTACAGTTATAGTAGAGTAGGAATTGTAATGATTTTGTAAATCTGCTCGCCACCACCCCGAGTTAGAGCCTGCTTTTTTTGGTGGTTTGTGCGGTTATCTGGGAAACTGCCCCGTCAGATTTTACCCATTCTCAGGGATTTTACTGAAATCGGCTCCGTTCAAAATTCAAGCGTCTATCAAACTCTTACAGATTTCGCCATTTAAAAAAAGCGTTCAAAACCGGGTTTCTAAAGCATAAAGTCAGGTTTGCTAGAAACAATGACTGCATAGGTGGTTTTTGCGCGTCTCTAATTTCGACTAGAGGTGCCACTATAGTGGCATGGCTAGAACATTTCCATCTGCGTGCGTGGTTGAAATCTCCGAGAAAACACTGGTTGCAGGCATCGTTATGCTAAAAAAGTCCTCTTCATACATACTGCTCGTCGATGACGTTCCTAGCAATATCATGTTGCTAGAGAAAATCTTGCAAGATGCAGGATACACCACAGCATCCGCTTCTTCTGGCAAAGAGGCCTTAGCCATGGCTGAGAAGTCCAAACCCGCCTTAGTCTTGCTAGATGTCATGATGCCAGACATGGATGGGTTTGAAGTTTGTCAAAAGATGCGAACCACCAAAGACTTACAAACCATTCCAGTTATTTTCTTAACCGCCTTAGACGACGAGGAATCTCGTATCAAAGGTTTGCAAATGATGGGAGACGACTACCTAACCAAACCTATCCACATGGAACTATTGCTCGCCAAAGTTGCCAGTACGTTGCGGCTGCATCGAATACGCGAACAAGCAGCGGAGGTAGAAAGCCGCCAGCAACTACAAGCGCAAGTCAAGCGGCAAATGGATACCGCCTGGAAAATCAACCAATCTCTTGCAGAAAAATTCCACCTATTTGTTCCCGAACAACTGCTGCAGCGCATTGCCCCCAAAGGCGTTGACTCCATCCAACTCGGCAGCGCCAGGGAAGAAGAAATCAGCGTTCTCATCTGCGATATTCGCGGTTTTACCGCCATTACCGAATCCCAGCTGCCCAGCCAAACCCTCGCCTGGCTGAACGTCTTTTTTACCTCCATGCATCAAGCCATCGAACACAACCAGGGATTCATCGATAAATTCATGGGGGATGCCCTGATGGCAGTTTTTGAGGAAAAATCCTGCCATGCCAGCGATGCCGCCAACGCAGCCGTGATGATGCAGCAACAGCTGGCTCAGTTTAACCAACAGCGCGGCCTCTACAACCTGCAGCAACCCTTGCGGGTGGGAATTGGCATTCATACAGGCAACGCGGTCATGGGAACGGTGGGGTCTTCGCTGCGCATGGAACCGACGGTGATTGGTGATGTGGTTAACACCGCCTCCCGTTTGGAAGAGCTGACCAAACTATACCAGTGCAATACCATTGCCAGCGAAGCCACCATTAATCGCCTGCTGGGGATCGATAGCGATAACATCACCGTAGAGAATCGTTTTATGTACCGCTGGTTGGATTGCGTCATTCCCAACGGCAAACACCACAGCGTCAACTTATACGAACTGCTGGGCAATAGCGATTATGCGATTGAAAACAAGAAAATCAATACGCAACCCACCTATGAACTGGGGGTGAACGCTTGGCAATGCAAGGATTACCAAACGGCTTCCCAGTATTTCCAGCAAGTGGTCCACTGCGATCGCGAGGATGCCATCGCTGCCTACCACCTGCGTCGCTGCCAGCAACAGCTGGGATTTCCCCTGCCTAGGGATATGGAAGTTTAGCTAGGCGATAGCATGGCCACTCCCACCAATAGAACGCGTGAGATTCTCGCTTCGTTGGGTGTGCCTGTGAAGAGATTCGCGAACAGAGCTAGCCCATCCCCGGCGAACAGGAACCCTCGGCGAGCGTTTTTCCGCCCTGTGGTGGACGTATTTTTAATGGGGACCGCGCACGGGTCGCTTTTCATCCCTGCTGGGAAAGAGGCAGAGCTTTCAAGCTCCCGTCTTTATTTCGTAATGGGCCGCCCTAACGTGGTAATGTACAGGACAGCTTCGTCGATGGGAATGCCCAAAACTTCGTTGACTTGGTCGTCGAAAAAGCCAGCAATACCGCTGACGCCCAAGTTCAGGTAAATGGCTGCCAAATTGAGGCGCTGCCCCAGGTGACCGGCATCCAGATGCAGGTATCGATAAGCGCGATCGCCGTACTTTTCAATCGCTTTCGACAGATCGGCTGTGTGGAAAATTACCGCCGCTGCATCCTTGCCCAAATCTTGCCCCAAACAGAGATAGTGCAGGTCCTCGCGGAAGTTTTTAAAGCGAATTTGCCGCAATTCCTGGGCCTTGGGCGCGTAGTAGTAACAACCATCCTCCAAATCGCCGATTCCTTGTACGGCCAAAAACGTGGACACCAAACTTAAATCGAAATAATCCGGTTCTCGGTCGAAGCCCTGGGTGATGTAATCCTGGGGATGGTAGGTAAAATGCAGGACTCTACGCAGCTCTTCTAAAGAAATTTCTTCGCCACTGTAGCGTCGGGTGGAACGGCGCTTGAGAATAGTTTTTTCCAAATCTTGCAAATCCTCGCCCCAGTTGATGGGTTGGGTGGCGGTAGAGACTTTGGTACAAAAGGGAAAATTGTATTTGTCTGCCCGCTGTTCGGTTTCGCTGGTGGGTTTCCAGGAAAGTTTTGCGGGTTCGGTTTCGATTTGAGTTGCCTGGTGCAAAGCCGAGAGCAATTCGCCATCCGCCAAATCGGGATATTCGGTTTGGGAGAGAGAGGGCAAAGCCGTACGCACTGGGGGTAAATTTTGCTGCAACTCCAAGCGATCGGCAATGGCTGCCACCGCGATCGCGCCCTCTTGTTCCGCATTGAGAAACAGCAGGTTGTTTACCTGGCGATCGGCAAATCCGCCAATGAGGTGGGGGCGAAAATCCGCGATCGCACCAGCAAGTTCCAAATTCCCCAACAAATGACCGGTATCCAGCAAAATCCGACGGTAAGCTCTGTCTTCGTAGCGCCACTGGGAACGGAAAAATACCGAGGTCACCACCAGCGCCAGTTGGGTATCGGAAAGGGTGGGATACCAAAAACAAGCATTTTGCAACTGCTGCCAAACCTCGCTTTCCCAAAAATGCACCAAAGAATGGTTTTTGGGCTGGTAGTGGTACAACCCCGGTTTCATGTAGGCATGGCCCCGGGCAATTAAATAAATTTCCGCCGGATACAATCCCCCCGCCGAAGGTGCCGCGCGCAGGTACACCGGTTCGCCGGTAACCGTTTCCACCTTCGCCGTCAACCCGTAGGTTTCGTACAGCAAGCGCGACAACCGCTGCCACCAAATCTGTTCGCGATCGCCGCCCAATTCCGCTTGGGAAGTGTTGACGTAATCTTTCAACGATATGGTTGTACCAATTTTATACTCCTTAAACGGCGTTGGTTGTTGCGACCAATCCAGGGTTTTTTTGCGTTTTTGTAGGGTTTCGGGGTCGTATTTGGTGCGTTGGTGGTAGTGTTGGGCGATCGAAAAGTTGGTATTGGTCATAGCCATCTCCGCCAGCAAAATGGTTGGTTTTGGATTCGACTGATTTTTGCCGCTAGGTCTAGTCTAGCGATTTCCCAAGCGTGGAAACTTCTGCTGCTTTGGGAAAATGCCCAGGCAAGAATCTAAAGGGATCGTGAAATTTGCGTAATTTTTCTTTACACTTATCGTACATTTTTGCATGGGGGCTAGGCACAAATCTACAATAAACGTTCGCCCGTTGCCGGCGAAGCAGTGGGTGCCCTGGCATCTGGTTTGTTCGTCAATGACTGCAGTTGATATGCCACATGTGAACGTAAAGGAATTGCTTGATGAATATGCCCAAGGAAAACGAGATTTTCGGGGGATGGAACTAAGGGAAGCCAATTTGTTTGAGGCAGATTTGCGCCGCATCAACTTGCAAGGCAGCCAGTTACAGAGGGTTTATTTCCCCTATGCCAAACTTTCCTATGCCGATTTTTCCCACGCAGATTTGTACCAAGCCCAGCTGGGGGATGCCTTGCTCCACCATGTGGATTTTTCCCACGCGCGCCTGGTGGGGGCGAATCTCTGCCGGGCTAGTTTGCGCTACGCCAACCTCCGCGGTGCTGATTTGCGGGGGGCTAACTTGCAACGGGCGAATTTGTACCGAGCCGATCTAACCAATGCCAATCTCAGCGACGCCGACTTAAGCCGCGCCAATTTGGAACGCGCCCACCTCACTGGAGCTATTCTTGCCGGCAGCAATTTTTTCCAAGCGCGCCTGGTAGATTTTACTGGTACCTACCCCGATGCGAGAACCCGCTATCCAGATGGCTATTTCCAGGGCAAGCTTTCTTGAAGGGATTGGCAAAACAATTTATGTCCAAGACCGGAAAAAGGTATAGGTCTCCCAATTGCTGGCGGTGCGGGCTTCGATGTCTTCCAGTTGGGCGTTGGTGAGGGGTTGAAACTGACGGGCGGTTTCCACGTTGGCTTGCAACTGTTCGGGGGTTTCCGCAGCTACGATCGCACCGCTGACGCCGGGTTGGGAAAGGGTATAGCCCAGGGCTTCGTGCATGCCTTCGAGTACCCCTGGTTGCAACAAACGTCCGTAAGCAGGGACTTTCATGGCGATCGCGGCT
Encoded proteins:
- a CDS encoding response regulator, with protein sequence MMPTNSHYILLVDDDASNLFLLEEILQAEGYEVVSASSGYQALEFAQKSLPELIVLDIMMPGMDGFEVCQHLRNTPSLQTVPIIFLTALDDDSSRLKGLQVMGDDYLTKPIDTDLLLTKIASTLRLYRLRQKATQVETRRQVTEQVKRQMEAAWTINQALTEKFRLFVPEALMQRIAPKGVESIQLGNATEEEVSVLLCDIRDFTAITETQPPSETIHWLNEFFSQMSQAIDAHSGFIDKFMGDALLAVFDRNTCHATDALQAAATMQQQIAGFNQDHQAYHLQSPLRVGIGIHTGKAAIGALGSQLRMEPTVIGDVVNTASRLEHLTKVYGCPLIASETTIAALTNKDGFCYRWLDRVIPTGKQEALDLYEILGTSEYVLDPIKVETQATYEAAVEAWHQGNYEQALATWEKICDRHPQDPVAAYHKKRCQGQLQAQQHPKD
- a CDS encoding response regulator, encoding MLKKSSSYILLVDDVPSNIMLLEKILQDAGYTTASASSGKEALAMAEKSKPALVLLDVMMPDMDGFEVCQKMRTTKDLQTIPVIFLTALDDEESRIKGLQMMGDDYLTKPIHMELLLAKVASTLRLHRIREQAAEVESRQQLQAQVKRQMDTAWKINQSLAEKFHLFVPEQLLQRIAPKGVDSIQLGSAREEEISVLICDIRGFTAITESQLPSQTLAWLNVFFTSMHQAIEHNQGFIDKFMGDALMAVFEEKSCHASDAANAAVMMQQQLAQFNQQRGLYNLQQPLRVGIGIHTGNAVMGTVGSSLRMEPTVIGDVVNTASRLEELTKLYQCNTIASEATINRLLGIDSDNITVENRFMYRWLDCVIPNGKHHSVNLYELLGNSDYAIENKKINTQPTYELGVNAWQCKDYQTASQYFQQVVHCDREDAIAAYHLRRCQQQLGFPLPRDMEV
- a CDS encoding SagB/ThcOx family dehydrogenase, whose translation is MTNTNFSIAQHYHQRTKYDPETLQKRKKTLDWSQQPTPFKEYKIGTTISLKDYVNTSQAELGGDREQIWWQRLSRLLYETYGLTAKVETVTGEPVYLRAAPSAGGLYPAEIYLIARGHAYMKPGLYHYQPKNHSLVHFWESEVWQQLQNACFWYPTLSDTQLALVVTSVFFRSQWRYEDRAYRRILLDTGHLLGNLELAGAIADFRPHLIGGFADRQVNNLLFLNAEQEGAIAVAAIADRLELQQNLPPVRTALPSLSQTEYPDLADGELLSALHQATQIETEPAKLSWKPTSETEQRADKYNFPFCTKVSTATQPINWGEDLQDLEKTILKRRSTRRYSGEEISLEELRRVLHFTYHPQDYITQGFDREPDYFDLSLVSTFLAVQGIGDLEDGCYYYAPKAQELRQIRFKNFREDLHYLCLGQDLGKDAAAVIFHTADLSKAIEKYGDRAYRYLHLDAGHLGQRLNLAAIYLNLGVSGIAGFFDDQVNEVLGIPIDEAVLYITTLGRPITK
- a CDS encoding pentapeptide repeat-containing protein, whose product is MTAVDMPHVNVKELLDEYAQGKRDFRGMELREANLFEADLRRINLQGSQLQRVYFPYAKLSYADFSHADLYQAQLGDALLHHVDFSHARLVGANLCRASLRYANLRGADLRGANLQRANLYRADLTNANLSDADLSRANLERAHLTGAILAGSNFFQARLVDFTGTYPDARTRYPDGYFQGKLS